The following are encoded together in the Capsulimonas corticalis genome:
- the solA gene encoding N-methyl-L-tryptophan oxidase: MKVAVIGVGGTGSAAMRFLAQAGHEVIGFEQFQVGHDRGSSHGESRIIRHAYADSLYTELMGDAYPLWKQLESDAGEELLVETGSLMLGPPDHPDVAASIQALEKHGLSYETLTASDLAERYPAFKLRAGEVAIYQKDAGFLRAARCVAANVRLAKELGAELRDETPVRKITPHADGVVLWTEAGDAEWFDRAIVTAGAWMGSLLRGFQLPLRPTRQQFVYLETNGDPQNYTPAKFPVWIDAGSAESYYGFPNDGRISGIKLASHAFGPTADPDRPQRNVSPKYLAEIAAYAAGRFQGVSSHATYSATCLYTVTPDEDFILDRIPSVSNAWMVSGCSGHGFKFTVLLGKIAAELATGGAYPRDISRFALNRFQAAV, encoded by the coding sequence ATGAAAGTCGCAGTGATTGGCGTAGGGGGGACGGGAAGCGCGGCTATGCGCTTCCTGGCGCAGGCAGGACATGAGGTGATTGGCTTCGAGCAGTTTCAGGTCGGGCACGATCGGGGCAGCTCGCATGGCGAATCGCGGATCATCCGGCATGCGTACGCCGATTCGCTGTACACAGAGCTTATGGGCGATGCTTACCCGCTTTGGAAACAACTGGAGTCGGACGCCGGCGAGGAGCTGCTCGTGGAAACGGGGAGCTTGATGCTCGGCCCGCCGGACCATCCGGATGTGGCGGCGTCGATCCAGGCGCTGGAGAAGCATGGGCTGTCTTACGAGACATTGACGGCTTCGGATCTGGCCGAACGGTATCCCGCCTTCAAACTGCGCGCCGGTGAAGTCGCCATTTACCAGAAGGATGCGGGATTTTTGCGCGCCGCGCGCTGCGTCGCCGCCAATGTGCGGCTGGCGAAGGAGCTGGGCGCGGAGCTGCGCGATGAGACGCCGGTCCGCAAGATCACCCCGCACGCGGACGGCGTGGTGCTCTGGACCGAAGCGGGCGACGCCGAGTGGTTCGACCGCGCCATCGTGACGGCCGGCGCCTGGATGGGATCGCTGCTGCGCGGCTTCCAGCTCCCGCTGCGCCCCACCCGTCAGCAGTTCGTCTATCTGGAGACGAATGGGGATCCGCAGAACTATACGCCGGCCAAATTTCCGGTATGGATCGACGCGGGCTCCGCCGAGTCTTATTACGGTTTCCCGAATGACGGGCGCATTTCCGGAATCAAGCTCGCGTCCCACGCCTTCGGCCCCACGGCGGATCCGGATCGTCCGCAGCGCAACGTTTCCCCCAAGTATCTGGCCGAGATCGCGGCGTACGCCGCCGGCCGCTTCCAGGGCGTCTCCAGCCACGCCACCTACTCCGCCACCTGCCTCTACACCGTGACGCCCGACGAAGACTTCATCCTTGACCGCATCCCCAGCGTCTCGAACGCCTGGATGGTGAGCGGCTGCTCGGGACACGGCTTCAAGTTTACCGTGCTGCTGGGCAAGATCGCGGCGGAGCTTGCGACTGGCGGCGCTTACCCGCGCGATATCTCCCGGTTCGCGCTGAACCGCTTTCAAGCCGCCGTATAA
- a CDS encoding type II secretion system protein, which translates to MPARIPTLRNLRNGFTLIELLVVIAIIAILAAILFPVFAKAREKARQISCASNLRQLGLAAMQYIQDNDEILPGAAYSFSGGGVIGGWMYYQTYSATPTPNQYDPTLGSLYPYVKSQGVFVCPDDAGGQLSRDSYAINSCVDAGTQIGNVFPGKSVAAFDDVSSFLLFGEEAYPNGTGNSDTQTTDDAYLLYPVSTNPISTRHTAGSNCVFVDGHVKWCRTDQLAARHLQTGGVDTGGACP; encoded by the coding sequence ATGCCTGCTCGAATTCCTACGCTTCGAAATCTCCGAAACGGATTTACGCTGATCGAGCTCCTCGTCGTGATAGCCATCATCGCGATTCTCGCGGCAATCCTCTTTCCCGTCTTTGCGAAGGCGCGCGAGAAGGCCCGGCAGATCTCCTGCGCCAGTAATCTTCGCCAGCTCGGCCTGGCGGCCATGCAGTATATCCAGGACAATGACGAGATCCTTCCAGGCGCGGCGTACTCATTCAGCGGAGGCGGCGTGATCGGCGGATGGATGTATTACCAAACCTATTCCGCGACGCCGACGCCTAACCAATACGATCCAACGCTGGGAAGTCTTTATCCCTACGTCAAGAGCCAGGGCGTATTTGTCTGTCCGGATGATGCCGGCGGGCAGCTCTCGCGAGACAGCTACGCGATTAACTCTTGTGTGGACGCGGGGACACAGATAGGCAATGTTTTCCCCGGTAAGAGCGTAGCGGCGTTTGACGACGTGTCTTCGTTCCTGCTGTTCGGGGAGGAAGCCTATCCCAACGGAACTGGAAACTCGGACACACAGACAACCGATGACGCCTATTTGCTTTATCCCGTGAGCACGAACCCAATCTCCACGCGTCACACGGCAGGCTCGAACTGCGTATTTGTGGACGGTCACGTCAAATGGTGTCGGACCGATCAATTGGCGGCGCGCCACCTTCAAACCGGCGGCGTGGATACGGGCGGCGCGTGTCCGTAA